A single region of the Methanococcoides sp. AM1 genome encodes:
- a CDS encoding CxxC-x17-CxxC domain-containing protein, which translates to MERRGFNNGPRDMHKAKCADCGQETEVPFVPDPNRPVYCRECFQSHRPPKKY; encoded by the coding sequence ATGGAAAGAAGAGGTTTCAACAACGGACCAAGAGATATGCACAAAGCAAAATGTGCAGACTGCGGTCAGGAAACAGAAGTGCCTTTCGTACCGGACCCAAACAGACCGGTATATTGCAGGGAATGCTTCCAGAGCCACAGACCACCTAAGAAATACTAA